The window CCAAACACCAGATAGAAGTTCAATATTGTGAGCTAATTCGTTAAAAATGAGCATAAAGCTTCAAAATATTATTCACATTCCACTTGTATCTTCATTCTTCAATGCCTTCTCATGTATTAGTCATTCTTTTGATGAAGCCCTCTGGTTCTTTGGGGTTGGTTCTGTATTTCTTGCCTTTAGGATATGCATGCTGAAACTGTGAGGAAGAGGCGTCGTACCACCAAGAAGCCATATTCTAGGTCAATTGTTGGTGCCACGCTTGAAGTTATTCAGAAGAGGAGAACAGAAAAGGCAGAAGTTCGAGATGCAGCCAGAGAAGCAGCTCTCCGGTAATGATCACTTTTTTGCTAATTCTAATTGTTTTCAAAATGCCACTTTGCTCGAAAAGCATGTTTTAGATAATTGATCCGTATCTTGATTTCATGCAAGATCCTAGACATTCAGTAGGTGGCCCCTGCTGTGTGTCTTGGCCCAAAataggatggttggatggtgcctACATTTGTATGGCAGCATCTCAAAATTTTCTATCTTGAGTAGTTCACTGGATCTCCAAAAAGGTCCTTATTTTACATGCATCCCAAGTGGTTACAATACCTCATTAAGAGAGAAAATTGACCACTATTGGATTACCAGAGGAAAAAAAACAGCATAAAAAGGAGAACGATGGAAAGAAGTGGCAGCACTGTAGATTTGTTATATTAGATTTagatcctaagggcctgtttggaatgcaggattaaatggtatggaattgcattaggtggaattaatGCCATTATCgcacaatgattatatgtctagaaacaccatggtattttgaccatccaatctcACTTTTGAGAATAAATTGTTCCTTTGGAAAAGACACTGTATTAAGTGCAACctgtgtttggtggaccatggaattataaACAACGGACTAAATTTCACATTTGATGTCACAATTGATGTCGGTCACCTATATGCATATGCCTATTGTCACATGTAAAGGgcgcatatggatggacggcatggataaaacacatgcatcaacatgagGCCCACAAATGTAATGGTTTCAAAATCTGCCAGAAATCCTGCCATCTTCTGCTGGgatggatgatatgatacttggattaatccaatccttctcATCATTtccaaatgttggatggaattaATGTTGGACCAAAAGCAATTCCATACCACCCAATATTGTCGCATATGCCATCGCATATTTCTctggctttttcttttttttttttggaaaaaaaaaatatataatgggaaaattttgaaaaaaagtctaaaaatttaggaaaaactATGCCTTATTACTACAAGTATTGGATTGGATTATTGtacctatttcattgtagtttgagtgCTTGAGACTATTAGATGATTTAtaaattaagttatatatttaattacttatattatatttatataaaaattaacaaaacaatatgcaatcgcatatggaGTGTGTCATTGCCCATCACATActaacatatgcgatcgcatacttaTCGCATAAATAGTATGCTATCACatactatcctagatccatatgcCATGAAGGCATATGCAATCCTTCTAAAAAAATGGGCATATGTGattgcacatgacaacaatgatacCGCCTAATCTCacgttccaaacaggccctaaggagtGATCTACAAACTATGAATGACTCCTGACATACACAGGAAGTAACCCTATTGTGTGATGTGCTTGTACTGGACTTTGCAGGGTCCCCTAAAATGGTCCACAACTTTATTAGAGTCCATCTTTGCCATTACCATATTTCCTTCTCGTAGAGATGTGGCTATGATGCGTGGGTGTCATAGGGTTCCATCATGCGAAAACCACTGCCACTCTATAGTTCATGTGCCACTTGTGCAGTGAGCAGTGATCAAAACTAGTTTGGTTGTTCCATATTTCACAGAGCAAGGTGATTGGACtgttatctttccaaaaaaaaaaggtgattggACTGTTATCtttcgccaaaaaaaaaaaagttgattgGACTGTTGTAGCCATCTGACTGACCACATGTGGCCAAAGGTGAGGATCGGTCCCCATCCAATGGGCAAATCAGTCCCGAATCAGAATCGTCGAATACTACAAATCTTTGCATATACATGTGATGACCCACCAGATCATTGGTCCTTATCACTAGTGACATGTACAGTGTGGATGGCACTTCATAGAACCCTGCTGTAGAGGGTGCAATGGGAGCAGCATTTCCTCCTCTTTTTTAATTGGTTGCAGCATTCAAAACTGAAATTGACTCGGAAATTGAATTTTGTATTTCCGAGTTCAGCATGTCGGTTTTATTTGTGTTGTTCATGAGTTAACTAGGAAATAGGAATCCATATGACTGGTATCTTTTTCCACAGTGAGGTAAAGGAGAGGGTAAAGAAGACCAAAGATGAAAAGAAGGCAAAGAAAGCTGAGTTGGCAGTGAAGACACAGAAGACCCAATCCAAGGGTGGCATGGCCAAGGCAGCAAAAGGCCCGAAGATTGGCGGTGGGGGCGGGAAGCGATGAATGTGAGTGGGCCTTGCTCTTGCTGGGGCCTCTGCATCTTTTTGTTTGGTTAGGCATTTCACCATTATTATATGGCTTCGGTTATGTTCATTTCCATTGTCTGAGAGACTTTTATGCGTGAGAGGCAGGCATTATGctgttatttttcttcttcaaatTCCCACCTTTGGAGAATTTTATTTTGTTCTCATATTGTTTTTAAACTTAAAAAAAGAGTGTTAATTCCTTTTGTTGTTCAACTTTTGATATGCGACAAGCTGAGTATCTTGGCTTGCCTGCAACCAGTTTGCTTTGATAAGATGATTTCACCTGTTTGGGTAGCTTTAACAAAGTGTTCGCATTCTCTTTCCCCTAGGACTGCAAACCATATGGAGGGAAACTGTTTTCCTCTTATGTGGCATGTTAAGTAGAAATTGGGAGGAAATAATCTTCTGGGGTTACAGTTGCAAATGTAAaggacttttttattttttattttaaagattcctcttttaccaaaataaaTAGGTGCAAAGGGTTTGATTCTCTTGTTTACTTCagttttgtctctctctctctctctctctctctctctctctctctctctctcttttttaataaCCTTCCCTTAAAATTTTCTAgtgcgggttgggttgggttgggttgggtcgggttggtgctcaaccctagcccaacttaTGGTTCCTATAcatcaaccttaacccaacccaacctcgggcttggaattctcaacccaagcaggGTTGTTTAGGTGGAtaaatgctaatattttcattatttcattaggctattatatttcaatacatgtgtTATTTTTTGTActtgtgattttattaattatatatgtagttatttgtTGTAAAGAcctttcattttttctttaaaaaaaagctaaaatataggacaacatgactcctttaaaagtcatgttgtgaaGCATGCAATGTGCCTTAAACAaaaatgatccacactcaattataatttatatgtAACTTGTATATCGATTAGGTTTGGGCTGGTTTGGGCAACCCGACACTTTAACCTGAtcctgacccaagttttatcagatTGGTGTTTGTATAATCCAAGCTGGAGactgaacccgatacatcctgctcgaacccaacccaatgtcaggttgaACTCGCTTGATTTTCAACACTAAATGAAACCGTTGGGTTTTATAATTGTACATTTTCATCAGTGATGCTGCAACCCATACATCTATTTTAGCAAGGAGAGATGGAAGAATCAATTGCAGCGCATGTCGGTTTGGCACGTGTGCAAGATTGTGTTCGTAATGAGGCAAGACATATATCAGGCCTGTGCACAGGAGGTGGGGACGAGGAAAATGGATCCATAGGCATGTCTTGATTTTTGATTAGTGAATTTTCTCTTTGGGGCTTGCTTGCCATGCCACATTGCCTCGATTGGAAACACATGAGCTCAGGGACGTAGTGTGGCTATGCTGGGATCGGGGCCCACAAGTGTGGATTAAGTAGTGTTTCATCTGCTGTGAGTGAGGGATGTTTTGGTCTTTTGGTCAAGTATAGCCAAGAAAGCTTTAACATtagataggtttttttttttaaaaaaaaaaatttaaatttaaattctcGGATAAAAATAGGAGAAAGTGAAGAAATAATGGAGATtttgtagaagaagaagatcaaagtcTTCTACTACCAAAATTTTTACATTCGAGTTCATAAGGATCCATTCattatattgatttttttttattgttttctcTAAGGATTATGTTGGGAAATTTCTACCATCCTTAGTTGGTAAGagattcttttcattcattgttaCTTGTAATCCACTATTGGGTGATGTAGTTGAGATATCTAAGAGGTCTCTTGATTATTGTACTTTCATTATTTATATTATAGTAGATTTGTGCCGGACTAGGTGTTACAGTTTTTCCCTTTACATCAGAGGGTTTTCCAAGTAAAAAAAATCTTGTTGTCTCTTGCATCTTACATGTTTGATAATTTCCTTGTTTATGTTTAAAATGATTTTTATCCTTTAAATATCATATATTGTTAATCATAATGATTTGCATATAGAAGAGGAGGTGTGTGGTtttgcaacaactggtatcaagaTCTgggtttgtttttaattatttcGTGTGTAAATCATGGAGGTAAGCGCAAATCGAATGGTTAATATGAATGGAAACAATTAGATGATTTAGAGAAGCCAAGATGAAAGATTTTTTGTATTGCAAGGACTTCTTCTACACAACCGTTGAAGGTGTTTGGGCAAAActaaaagatatgactaatgaTGAGTGGAAGAAATTAGACCGAAAAACCATTGGGTTTATTCGGCAATGGCTAGATAATAGTGTCTTTCATCATGTGTCTACAGAAATTTCTGCACAATCACTTTCGAAGAAATTGGAAGGATTGTATGAGAAAAAGACTACGGGCAACAAggcttttttaattaaaaagtttgtAAATTTGAAGTATTCGATTCTAATTATCCTAAACTTGTCACTTTTAGTGTAATTAGGGCATTTAGTGGGGCTAGTACAACCCTCTAATGGTTCCGCTCATGAACGTAATAGGGTTTCTGTATGGAATTTTACAGGACATTACAAATAATGATGGAACGAAGGCATATATTCTCGCCTCTACCCAACCGGTATAACACTTCCACCATGTAGAGCATTAGTTGTGTCTAGTTTCTCACATTGAGATACACATTGAAGGTGAAGATATGATATAAGACATGGTTTACAGATAGCATTTTAGAAGCCTTTAGACTATTGTCCTACTCCCACAACTTATTTTCACCGCAAATAAAAGTCATCCTCTCCTCTCACTGAGTCTTCCTTGCGGTATCCATTTCTCGGAGAACTATCTCTCCCAATCTCATCCCAACAGCTTGAGAAATGGTGTCGACGTCAAAGCGGTAGACATGCCTACGAACTATAATGTCGAAACACATTGGCTCTATACAGGGGTTTTGGATGGAGGCGTAGAATAGCCAAACTAGCTTTTCATGGGCCTTGTCGTTGGGTGTTAGAATGGGGTCCCACTCGAGATTCGACAGCCATTCGAGTGCTGAATTGTCGGCGAGTAAGTTATTTTTTACctgacagtcaaaacaagccttACGTTCCCGAAACCTTCCCATACCTACGGCACATTGGTGATGCTCATCCTCTTGCTCTTATGGTGATGGAGCCTGTGATGACGATGGACCACCGCACACACAACTCGTGACTTTCTTGGTTCGCAAGACAGTGGAGGTGGATGCGAAAGCACCTAGATCCCCTTTTCATTTGGTGCAGTGCCCCTCTTCTTCTTCCATGGTGCCCCTCTTCTTGGCCATGAGTTCCATAAGCACTAGTATTACAAACCAAGAAGAAATGCCACCATGCTTAGTGCTAGCGTTTGGGAATTTCGAAATGGAAAGAAAATAGGAAAGTTTAATGGATTTGAGGGGAtcagaagattatggtgatctcaagagaagaaaaaaggagTTGAGAAGATGAATTGGTGGAAAGAAATGGCCTCATAGGTCATTTAAATTACTCATGGTGAGAAACAAATGAGGTGGGTTTGGTTGATGTAGCCCTGTCGACCGAGCCCCACTGTATGATTTTGGGAAAACCAAAACAACAACCCTCCGAGCTTTGGCTCAGTTGATCGAACTTCTTTGGTCATTTCTTAAGGACAATAATATAACACTTCATGGTCAACCGAGACTCTCTTTTTAGTTCTCGGCAATTTCCTTCAAACAATCTCGGTTGACCGAATGTCTCTATTTTGTTTTTGACCAATTTGTCTAGTAATATACTTGGATAAATTTAGTTTTCGTAGACACCCCACCTTAGGTCGATaagctgattgagtttgaaccAATGGATGATCAACCAAAACCGTAACCCTAGATGCATAAACCTTAGgaatcctaatcttaaaccctAAACTCGACCCCATTTAACCTAATGAACCCAGTCgatctaatcctaaaccctaaaactctaaaaccctagagccttgagtcaactcgacAAGTCAAGTCATTGAGCCAACTCGCTGAGTCAACCTATCCGATCAGCCTACCTAGTCCAAAAacctagtcaactcacctagttaagcccaaaccAAGCCTAAAATCAAGCCTAATCGGAGTAAAGTGAGCAACAACAATGCAACATCTTATACAACAGAGCCTTCACACGAGTGAGGGAGGTGGCTTGCCTAATAAGGAGTTTCAAGTGTGGACCGACGGCAACCTAGTTGCCGCTAGCCAGGTGGCACTCCCCCTCTTCGGGCCGGCATCCCTCAAGTATATGGAGTCACTCTTTTATATACTCTAAGTGTGCATCTGGTGTATATTTACTTTGATGCCTATATTCTTACCCAAATTTACCATTTTATCAccccatccaacccatgagataatTTCATGTGGCAATCTCTAATCCCAGCCCTTCAACCACCTTCTGCCCTTGGACTTTGTAggaattacaagaaaaaaaaacaggttttgggctataaatagcccccctcCCCTTCCCATTTCAAGCATTCAGGAATCTTCAAGCATTCAAAAAGCACCCAAGCATCCAAGAAATCCCTTTCCATCCCTccatcacagagagagagagagagtccaaccCTGATCTAGTCTAGCATAGCCAGAGTTTGAATCTCCCGAGCCACCCAAGTCCTAATCTAAGCCACTCTATCTTGCCTTTGCGATATTACCGTTTATCGAACCATTCAGGTTTCAATTAGCTGCATCAAGTCGGAGCATTAGCATTGTGCAACATCCATTCTCTCCTTAACCCTCCTACTCCTCAAATACACCATCACCGCATcgtatttcatcattttcttgtaTCTAATTGGCGGGCATATGCTCCATGGCTTGCTGATATAATCAGAGCTTGCCCACCAAAAACCCAGCTATTCATCATTTTTTCGTAAGCATCAACATAACATTGAGCATCCCACACCTCACATTTCTACATACTTTGCACCATGCACTCGGTTGGTTCAAATATATGCTCTACGGCTTGCTGATATAATCAGATCATGCCCATCATAAATTCAAACTGAttagtcatcatcatcattgcattATATTTCAATCTTTTTTACATGAAAATTAATCTTATTCCTCAGAAgttagtcagatcttgtgaagtaaagaccacACATCCGTTCGAGtaaagtgggtgcctaacaccttcccccCTGTAATCATGATCCTTTATTCAAAATTTCTAGAATGCAAACTCAAGAGCCATCTTAGGGCTAAGGATATTCAAATTCTCAATTCAAAGCGTTTCTACAAGGTCTAACTAACTATAAATTCAAAGcaattggttagtggcgacttTGGTCAAACATAACACCCACTTAACTCAGAAAGCCCTCGAgagtgttcataaccccaagtgtagggtcgcgatgtcgtaataactcggtgagaccgaggttgaattcacagggactatacttgtacgtattttgaaagtaagtagaactagaattagaattgGAACTAAAACTAAAATCTGGAAAAGTTAAGAATAGTTGTGAAAGAATTATCAATTAAGAGTGGAAACTAGagcgtcaaggatccacttgtagctatcaagatgctaccttacttgattcaataaacacaactggaatcggagtgtcatcctatccaattgggaaCTAAAACAATTGAAGCATAATTTGAATCTATCATTGAAATAGTTCACACATGAAAAatcattgtgatgattggaagggaattcaactatttaccatgcccaggagacaatggtgaatcatGAATTTTACCAATCATAACATTATCAAAAACaaataagaagatattcaaagctatcacaatatctattgtaatttgggtcacaataaatcataaaaaactgaacaTATTCCTTAatttaaactagaaatcaatgaagttcaatataaacatgaattaaagcaagaaAAAATCTCAACAAACtataagcttcatctcttagccctagctaagaggtttagttaactatAAACATAATTAAGACTAAAACCtttaaacaaaacattaaaaataaattaaggaagaagaaaaactcccaaCGCATCACCTTTTAATTCTGCTTCTTGAACCCTAATTCATCTCTAGAACTCAGAAAACCCAAATATATAGGCTTTGTTCGGCCGAATTCGCAAACCGCATCGAATTTACACACTTTCcataatgccttcgatgtcatcgaaggtacatTCTCAGTTTGAATCGAATTCAGAAGTCATGTCTATTCGCTCTGCGTAAAGTACTATCTTCATCGAccgacctttgatgtcatcaaaggtgtctTAATGAATCgaaaaagtgtccagagagttcCGGCAAGTTTCTTCAAAAATCTGTAAaaatctcgatgccatcgaatagtgtcttcgatcaatcgaacatatatcaatgtcatcgaaaaatgcACCCAATTAGTCTAGCAACTAAACTCAACTTTTATGTAATTCTCGATGCAATTGAACCATCTTTGATATCGTCGAACACTTACTTTGATGTCAATGAAgggtgttcgatatcatcgacaatgAAGTTCAGTTTCTCTGATTTTCTACACTTCGTaatttcgacttccttccttctttaCTTAGGTTCCTTAAATCTTGggcccttgaaatcttcaatcttggtctcgtaAGATTCATTTTTTGCTtttgtgattcttgagcatcaaatccacgcttttaacaTTCATTTCATTCCAAGCTATCAGATTCACCTCACAACACAAAGATGCACAAAACATgccaattaagcattatcatgttcataaaatcaagatataaataggaaaaaatatgcaatatttgacactcaatagaGAGGCATCCCATGGAAAGTGAGTTAATTCCCCCACTCGGGATCCAGCGTCTATAGAATGGCGAATATGTTGGGGATAGTTCTAGTCACACTAATCACAACCcgacttaaaaagaaagatactTACGAATTCTTAAGGAATACCAGTTCTCACACACTTATGTCTGCATCTGCAtccatttcaaaataaaaaatataaatataaaacattGCTCCCAGATCAAACCTTCCCTACCATACCTTGATCCTGAATAGTCATGGCTCTTTCCTTCCCCACACTTGAAATGCTTGAGGCCTCTCCTTCATAGTCACATCTGATAATCGGTGGCAGCTACCTACATCTAGGAGTTGGAACAAAATGTGAAAAACCATGCGAGAGCAACTTTTATAATTTATAGAAAGCAAAAGTGCACAAGTTCCAATAGTCAACACCAGGTTGGTACAACATAACAACCACATTAGTCAAGGTTCGCACATGACTTCTAATACCCTCCCAAGTAAGCTGGACCCATTTACAAAATCATCTTGCAATAAAAACCCCAACAAAGTATCACTCGCCAGCCTGGgtgacttattattattattattattttaatttcaaaataaaacacCAGGCTTCCAAGGCATTAAGAGATTTTCCATATCTCCGGGTGGGAgccaatacaaaatcaaataagatccgATGTCTTGTGGTTTTATTGGAGATTATCGAATCCAATGCGCATCAAAGTCTGATCGGACTAAGCTCTAGTGTCAGTTCCATCATATCAAATCATAATGCTAAGAAGGGAGTATAGGCCAAGACCAGGAAGAAGAAATCATTTAAATGACGAAAAAGATAAATTGTAACCTGCACATACCTAGGCGTAGATTCTTGCAGAACTTGATCGAGTCCAATTCGGTGTaatgagttccccgtaaggccgcaaAAAGCATAGGGCAGCGAACCACATTAACGATCAAATGAAACAAGTACTCCTTGGGTGATATGGGAATCAACGAGCATTCCAATTTGGGTTAGTATCCTCATAACGACCCATAAACCGCGATGGCTTTACTGTACCTTTCCGATGTTAGTACCGATTAAAAGCAAAATGGTTGCGATTTGTTGCCTATAATGTCGTGAAAAATGCAAGGACActcacaacattttcctcaaatGCTCAGTATATGTGCAAATTATCTATTTTTAAGTAATTAGTAGATACAAACACAAAGGCAAGCTATGAATCTAAATCGTAATTCATGACTAACAAATAAATGTGGGGTGTCTAGCATTTGATTGCACACAATCTCTGCCAAATAAGGGCATCTGTAGACAACCCACCACAAGCTGATaagctgattgagtttgaaccaatggatggtcaaataaaaccctaaaccctagggACCTTAATCTTAAACTCTAAACTCAACCTAATCCAACTCAATCAGCCCATATGTTTCATATCTTCATATAGTACTACTCACTACACTATAACCCACCCATTTGATCTTTATTAAACCAATGACCAAACAAATACtttaaaatgtttaaaattcTTCCTTATTTAAGTATAATGAACTCCGAAACATTATTTAAGAAAATAACATAAATTCTAGCCCAATATGCTAGTGATTCAACGCATTCAGTTCGTCTTCTTCAAGATAGGGCCATTGCCCCTATGGATCATCCACTAGTTCGGCCTCATATCCTGGGAACTAAGCAACTATTTATCTTCCACAAAATTTGTAAGGTTTTTTCATCAATATAATGCCAGCTGACTAGGcccagtgagtgaacccatcatggttcatgcacatcataattaaaataggaatATATGAATGCTATGAGATGCATTAATCCATGAATGCATCAAGTGACTTGAACCGtctacttgcttgagttggattccatcaacCCGCATCTCCTCTTCTAAGGTAGGCTTCCACACATTATAGGCATCTAGGGATGGTCCCTCAGGACCCGGTACTATAAGCAACTACAGTTCTTCTAGGGCGGGCCCCTAGGAATTAGTGTAGGAACGCTATGCATGAAATGGATGAATGAGATGAGAATGATCGATGCATCATATTAAAAGTAATCACATATATCATCGTGATTCAATAATATCACTCCAACTTAGACAATTTCAACAAATCAATCCATATAATGGAATACAGTAAACAGAGCAATCACACAACCATTTTAATTACAACAGAGAGGAAtcatgtaacaccctgtactttttagtactcgggtgttaccaatTAAATCAAATATAGTATTTACATATGTTAGAACACCTAACCTATCACTTACATGATGTTTGATTACTCATGATCCACCCTTGATTGACCCCTTCTTTCTTAGCGTAAGATTACATCATCACTAACTAGTCGACCCATGATCTAAATCCAGCCATTAAGGCATGTGATATCGCACCTAAACACTTTGAGATCAGCCTGTAAATTCTAACATACATCAATCTATGTAAAACAACCTTCATTTGTAAATCAAATCATCTAACCATTGGTTCTTAAAGACAAGCAAACGTCTCATCACGAAAACAACATTGGCCTTCATGAACCTATTGCATGTCTGGGATCCCATTGCTAATGAAAGCCTAAACCCTACCTTAATGAATAAATTGAACCacttgtactctagcgaccgcgccatcgccgtgaATCGCCCACCGAtccaatacccgggccaggagatatgaGCACGCGTTCGTTCCGAAGAAACATCGCACgtgtaaattttgagagaatctttacgacctatcccatcaatcaatcaatcccattaagggtcaagaacatgttaagtacacattacctcacaccccatccccaagcaactccataagtcaacaattccttacacaacccacacccctcttacacaatctactctaaaggtcaacaaatctctcacctcacctatcactccatcacccatccctctctacttacaaccctctctctctctcatttctcaaacccatatTCCAAGCAACTAAAGagtcacacgtccaagctctctcaaatctccatgagagagttttgttatggcctacttcctaccctctcatctcccatctcaaccattcattctctatcaacctccattaaaattgaagctaaggagcctaggagtctaaggagctaaggagaaggccgatgggtgggtgatccactgttgatttcaatttttaagggcccacttgttgtgggacccacttgattgtattagggagggcccaattgtggcggggtccctccccttcacgtgtcttctctctctctctctctctctctctctctctccccctaagATGGAGTGGGCCCCAGTGATGTGTGTTAAatttactccatccatcagatagtgtggcccaccacattccaAGAGGGATCCACCGTCCACTGTTGGGACGGTGAGAAGACCCACACGCTGGATGCATCACCCCTCCCcttttgtattttttaatatatatatatatatatatatatatatatatgatatatatataatataatataatataatataagatataatataatatatatatatatgtggtgggccaccacatggtcccaccttgatagtggatggattatgtatctagaccgtccagcgtccctgctgctggacgtgtgtgtgtgtgtatatatatatatatatataatcgacCCATtgaattcggcccatttgaatcggtccattggattcgacccatttgattcggcccctttgatcgg of the Magnolia sinica isolate HGM2019 chromosome 7, MsV1, whole genome shotgun sequence genome contains:
- the LOC131251172 gene encoding large ribosomal subunit protein eL24-like, whose product is MVLKTELCRFSGAKIYPGKGIRFVRADSQVFLFSNSKCKRYFHNRLKPSKLTWTAMYRKQHKKDMHAETVRKRRRTTKKPYSRSIVGATLEVIQKRRTEKAEVRDAAREAALREVKERVKKTKDEKKAKKAELAVKTQKTQSKGGMAKAAKGPKIGGGGGKR